The following nucleotide sequence is from Streptomyces pactum.
GAACGTCGGGGAGTCGGTGACCGGCACGCTGACCACCAGGTCCAGCGAGGGTTTGAGTTCGCCGCCCAGCGCGCTCCAGACGTCGGCGAAGGACCGGTCCTCCGGCGGCGGGAGGGCGACGGTCAGCGGGACGGCGACCCCGATCTCGGCGAGCGAGCCGGTGAGGCGGTCCGGCGGCAGCGCCTCGTACCGCAGCATGCAGGAGAGCAGGGAGGAGAGCAGCCGGTGTTCGTCCTCCGGCCGCTTGGTCCACGCGGTGATCAGGTACGAGAGCTTGAAGTAGCGGGGCGGGCGGCGTCGGGCCACCACGGTGCCGTTGTCGTCGTACTCGTTGTGCAGACCGCGCTCCCGGCGCCGCATGTCCTCCCTGATGTCGTACAGGTAGAGGTTGACCGTGGGGGCGTTGACGGTGGCGGCCCAGTCCCTGGTGGGCGCGTCGAAGACCACCGCGATCTGGCTGCCGCCCAGGGCCTCCACCCGGAACAGGGTGCGCAGCGCCTCATCGACCTCGTGGATCACCGTGATGTCCCCCGCTCTCCGATTCTGACGGTGGCGGCCCGGTCACCGGTCGCGGCGGCCGGCGACCGGTGACCCGGGGCGCGCCCGGCACGTGCGGCCGCCGGGCCGGCCGGTTCAGCTGCGTCCGGCGAAGTCCGGTGGCGGCAAATGACGCTGAACCACCAGGAACGGCTTGGTCAGCGGGTCCAGGCCGCCGGCGCGGGCGTGCAGGGTGCGCGGGCCGAGCCGGTCCTTGCGCAGCACCAGCACCTGGGCGTCGAAGGTCCCGTCCGGCCGGACCCGTACCGTGGAACGGGCCGCGGTGATGCCGGGGTTCCAGGTGAACGCGACGGTCGCCCCGGGCGGGAAGTCCTTGCCCCGCGCGAGCGCCACCGAGCCGGGCGGCCCCACCTGCGGGGCCAGGGTCAGCTCCGGCTGCAGGACGCGGATCCGTACCGAGTCCGCGTTGTCCGCGCGATCCGGGTCGCGGGGTGCGGCGGTGACGGAAGCGGTGACCTCGCCCTCGGTGCGCCGGTGGTACGTGGCGCCCTGTTCCAGGACGATGCGCGCGCCCGGCTGGAGCGTGCAGGGGTTGTCCCGGGTGCACACCGTCAGGGGGGTGAGGGTGCGCGCGCCGGGGTCCTGGGACCGGGGCCAGCCGGTGGTGAGCACCAGGTCGGTGGCGGGCCTTGGCCCGGCGTTGGTCAGGGTGAAGCGGGCGGTGCTCTGCTTGCCGGTGTAGTTGCGGACCGGCGTCACCGTGACGTCCACCGCCACGTCCGCCTCGTTCCGCACCGGCGGTGCCGGGGGCTCGGGCTTCGGCGGTTCGGGCGTCGGCGGTTCGGGCTTGGGGGGTTCGGGGCTTGGGGGTTCCGGCTTGGGGGGCTTCGGTTTCGGCAGCACGGTGAAGGTGGCCGAGTCCCGGCCGGTGTTGCCGGCGCGGTCCGTCGCGGTACAGGTGACCTTGGTGATGCCGACCGGGAAGAGGGACCCGGACGTGTGGTCGCAGCTGACCGGCACCTGCCCGTCGATGGCGTCCTCGGCGCCCGCGACGAAGTCGATCCGCGCCCCGTCGTCGTCGACCGCCTCCACGGTGCGGTCGTCCACGATCACGATGGGGGCTTCGACGTCGTTGACGGTGATGGTGACGCGCTGCTGGTACGGCGGGACGGGCTCGTCGTCGCCGGGCGGGTCACCGGGGCCGCCCGGTCCGCCGGTGCCGCCGAAGGTGCCGGGGCTGCCGGTACCGCCTGTGCCCTGCGTACCGCTGCCGGAGGTGCCCGAGCCGGCGTCCTGCCCGCCCGTACCGCTCGCCGCACCGCCCGTGGTGGTTCCGCCCACCGTCGTACCACCGACCGTGGCACCGCCCGTGGTCGTACCGCCCACCGTCGTACCGCCGGCGGCGGTGGTGCCGCCGGGGCCCGCGGTGGTCCCGCCGGTGATCTGGCCGCCCGGCCTGCCGCCGGACGCGCCACCGGCGGTCCCGCCGTCGTGGCGGCCGGCGCCGGTGCCCGGGGCGGTGGGCGAGGCGGGGGTGTCGTACGCCCCGGTGTCCACCACTTCCGGCACCTGGCCGCCGGGGACCTTGCCGTCCACCAGGAACTGGATGTCGCAGCGGAGCTGGGCGCCCTGCGGGGCGTCGTCCGCCACCGTGATGGTCTCGGTGAAGGTCGCGGACTGCCCGCTGGTGACGGTCCGGGTGGCCGGCTCCAGGGTGACGCTCAGCCAGGGGTGGCAGGCCAGCGTCCGGTAACTGACGGTGGCCGGGAGGTTGGTGAGTCCTTCGACGATGGTGTCGGCCACCTTGTCCGGGTCGATGCCCGAGAACAGCTTGCCGCCGGTGGCGTTGGTCACACGGGTGGCCTGGCCCGGTTCGTGCGTCGGCTCGCCGGGGTTCCCGTTGCCGTTGTCGCCGTTGCCGTCGAGCCCGTCGCCGATGGGGGTGGCGATGTCCACGGCGATCACCCGGGCGCCGACGTTGCGCAGCGCGTCGGTGGCCTCGGTCAGAGTGTGCCCGAGGCTGGGGTCGTGGCTGGAGGCGTCGCCGACCAGGACGACCACCGGGTTCGCCTCGTTGCGGAACTCCGTGCCGCCCTCGCCGTTGACCGCAACCTGCCACAGCGCGTTGATCCAGTCCTCCGCCGGTGAGAAGTTCCCCAGGTCGGCCTTGAGTTGCTCGACCCCGCGCTTCACGGCGTCCATGTCGTCGGTCAGCCCCTGGAGCACGCGGTAGGCGTTCTCGCCGTCCACCGCGTCACCGTAGGCGGCGACGGCGAACCGGGCGTCCGGCTGCTCCGCGGTCACCGCGTCGGTGATGGCCCGCAGCCGGCTCTCGACGTTCTCGATGCTGTCGCTCATGCTGCCGGTGTCGTCCACCAGCAGCACCACGTCCGGGCGCGGCGGTACCACCGGGGTCCGCACGGTCTTGGTCACCGTGTGCGAGGCGCCGGGGTCGAGTGCCTGCGCCACCAGGGCCGGGCTGACCGCGGGTTCGGGGTCCGGCGGGCGTGCGGGGAGCGCGGCGCCGGGCACGACGCTGATGACCAGTACCAGGACGGCGGTCAGGCCGCCGATGCGGAACGCCCGCTGATGTGCCCCTGACCACCGGCGGAACGGTACGGCCCGCCGGCTCCGGGACCGCGCCGGGCCGCCTGCTCTCAAGCGCTCAACCCCCCGCACAGAACACCCCATTCGACATCGGTGCGCACCGGCCCCACCCTGCCCGGACGGCGGTCCCCGGGCATCAGCGGCGCAGCCAACCCTTCGGGTAGCGCGCCGTGTCCGTTGGGGCACCGGAGTCCGCGGAGCCGCCGTCCGCGGCCGGACGCGGCCGGACGCGGGCACGGTGCCGTTGCGTTCCCGGTGCGCGGAGGCCGGGCACACGCGCCCGGCGGACCCGGCGCGCAGCAGCCGGTGACGGACCCGGTAACCCCGGCGCGCGGCAACCCGGTGATGGACCCCACGGGCCCGGTGGACCCGGCGTGCGACAGCCGGTGATGGGCCCGATGGCCCGGCGCACGGCAGCCGGTGATGGACCCGGTGGACCCGTGCGCGGGCGGTGCGCGGCGCACCGCCGCCGCCCCGGGCCGTGGCGACGGGCCGGCAACCGGGGGCCGCCGACCGGGGCGGTGTCACCGGGCGGGCACGGTGACCGGTGGGGTCAGATGAGCCCCTGGCGCAGCGCGAAGGCCACCGCGTGGGAGCGGTTGCGCAGGTTGAGCCGGGTCATCACCGCGTGCAGGACGTTCTTGATGGTCCGTTCGGAGTAGGCGAGCTTCAGCGCGATGTCGGCGGTGTCGTAGCCCTCGGCGACCAGCCGCAGCACCTCGATCTCCCGGGCTGCGAGCCCGGAGAAGTTGAGGCCGCGCGGGCCCAGCACCTCGCCCTGTAACTTGCCGACCTGCTCCAGCAGGCTGCCCAGCAGGTCGGCCGGCACATGCCCCTCACCCTTGGCGACCGCGCCGATCACCTGGACCAGCCGCTCCGGGGTGGCCTCCGAGCGCCGGACGATGCCGACGAAGCCGCACTCCGCCGCGCTGACCAGCTGCTGCTCGTCGATGTGCGTGGTGACCAGTACGCCGCGCGCCGGACAGCTGCGCCGTACCTGGCGCAGCAGGCCGAGTACGTGGTCGTCGACCGCGTCCACCACCACGACCACCACCTGGGGCGGCTCGGGCCCCTCCCGGTCCACCAGCCGTACCTCCGGCCGGGTGCGCAGATGGCTGGCGACCCCCGCCTGTGAAATGGGGTCCTGCGCTCTGAGGTCCACCATGATGCGATTCGGGATCGTCTGATTCATGTCGCTCTCCCCTCCCCCTGCAGCAGCGACGAACGGGATGCGCCGGCGAGGTGGCGCCGGGCCGCACCCCCCCTGTCGCCGGCCCCGTGTAACGCCTCAACGTATCCACATACCCGTGCAGCTGACGATGACTCAGAGAGAATGGGACTCTGCCCGAAAGTGTTCCTGCCCGGCCGCTGCCCGGGCGGGCACGGCGACCGTACGGTGCGCGCCATGAGTGTTTCGGCGAGCCTGGATGAGTCTTCCGTCACCGTTGAGCCGGGTGGCGCGGCGGAGCTTCCCGTGCAGGTGCTCAATTCGGGCAGCACCGTCGAGGAGTTCCGGTTCGAGGTGGTGGGTCCGTGCGCCGCATGGACCACCGTAGAGCCGGAGAGTCTGTCGCTCTACCCCGGGGCGTCGGGCACGGCCACGCTCCGGCTGCGGCCACCGCGCGCCCCCGAGGTGGCGCCCGGTGAGACCCCGCTGGGGCTGCGGGTGATCCCGGTCAGTGACCCCGAGGGCACGGTCGTGCCCGAGCGTACGATCGATGTCCTGCCGTTCACCGAGATCACCGCCGAGCTGGTGCCCCGGTCGACGCACAGCCCCTGGCGCGGCCGGCACAAGGTGGCGGTGGACAGCCGGGGGAACACCCCGGTCACCGTGGTGCTCGCCACCCAGGGGATCTCCGAGCGGACCCGGCTGGTCATCGAGCCCGTCGAGCTGACCATCCCGCCCGGCCAGGCGAAGTTCGCCGATGTGGAGGTGCGGCCGGCCCACTGGCTGTGGCGCGGGACGCCGGTCCAGCACCCGTTCCAGGTGGTGGTGGCGCCCCGGCCGGAGCCGGACCAGGCCCCGTACGCGCCGGTGGTGGTGGACGGGTCGTACGAGCAGAAGGCGATCCTGCCGGCCTGGCTGCCCCGGGCCCTGATCGCGGCGGTGCTGCTGATCGGGATGCTGGTCGGTCTCTGGTACGCGCTGCTGCGGCCCACCGTCCGGTCCGCCGCGCGGGAGGCGATCACCCCCGAGGCGGTGGAGTCGGCTCAAACGAGGACGACAAGGACGGCGGCGCGACCGAGGGCGGGGGCGGGCGGCAGGAGGCGGCGGCAGCGGCCAGCGGCCCGGCGAGACCTCGGCGGCGCCGGCGAGCCGTGGTGAGGGCGGGCGGGAGGCCACCGGCGGCGGCTCGGGCGGCGGTACCGGCAGCGGCGGCGGGCAGGCAACGGGCGCCGAAGGCCGCCGGCGGCGGGCAACAGGGCGGCGCGGACGGTCCCGGCGCGCTGACCAACGCCCGTAAGCAGGTGCGGGACTCGGTGGGCGGCGGCGCGACGACCGAGACGGTGCTGAAGGTCGCCGAGGGCAAGGTGTTCGAGCTGACCGACATCGTGGTGCAGAACCCGCAGGGTGACGCGGGCAGCCTCACCGTCTCCAGCCAGGACGGCCAGCTGCTCAACCTGGCGCTGGAGAACTTCCGGGACTCCGACTACCACTTCGTGACGCCCATCCAGGTGCCCGCCGGGGGCGAGATCACGCTGTCGGTGAGCTGCCGGGAGGTCGGCAGGCCGGTGAAGGCCCCGGCTCCCTCGCAGTGCACCGAATCCCTCTTCGTCGCGGGCTCGATGCGCACCGTGGCGGAGCCCGAGTAACGCGGGCACGCCCGGCCGGCGGCCGGGCGTGCCCAGGGGCCCGGTGGTGACGGATGTCCGTCACCACCGGGCCCCTGGGGTGTTCGGGGTACCGCCGGAACCGGCCGACGGGGCGCCGGCCGTGGGGCAGCGGCCTCGGGGCGGCGGCCTTGGGGCGTCAAGGCCGGCGCGGTGCCGGCCGTGGGCCACCGGCCCGCCGCGGTGCCGGTCGTCGCGGTGCCGGTCCGTCGCGGTGCCGGTCGGCGAGGCCCGGCGCGGTCCCACCGCGGCGGCACACGGCGGTGGGGGCCGCTCGCGGCGAGGGCCCCGCGGTGAGGCCCTTCCGGCACCGGTCTCACGAGGGTGGCGGCGCCTCTTCCTCCTCCTCCGGTGCGGCCTGCTCGGCGGCCCGCTGCACGAACAAGGCCCTGGACGTCGGCGGGTTGCTCCGTCCTCGCCCTCCGGCTCCTGCCGCTGCAGGGGCCGCGCCGCCGGGGCGGCGCCGGGGCGGGGCGGGCGCGGAGTCCGGCGCGGGGCCGGCCACTGCCCGCTCGGCGTTGGCGGCGGCCTCCTGCTCGAACCGGTCCGACGGGTCGCTGACCCGGATGCCGCCGGGCGCCTCGGTGCCGTCCACCGGGCCGCTGCGCTGCTGGATGACATGGGTGAGTTCGTGCGCCAGCGTGGTGCGCCCCTCGTGCGAGCCCGGGTCGTAGGCGTCGCGCTGGAAGACCACGTTGCTGCCGACGGTGTAGGCGCGGGCGCCGACCTCCCGGGCCGACTCGTGGGCGGCCGAACCGGTGTGCACCCGTACGTCGGAGAAGTCGGCGCCGAGCCGGGACTCCATGTCGGTGCGGGTGTCCGGGTCCAGCGACCGGCCGCCGGAGGCGATCACGTCGTGCACCGAGGAGCGCGGCGCGGTCTGCTCCTCCTCGCCGGGCTCGCGCTGCACTGTTTCGCGCCGGAGCAGCGAGCCGACGGCGCTGTTGCCGACGGCCCGCTGCAAGGTGCCCAGGCCGGAGCGGCCGATCACATCGGTGCGTCCGCCGGCCGCGGCCTTGAACAGGTGCGGCAGTTCGGCCGCGCCGGGTGCCTCGGTCTCCCGGGACGGGGCCGGCTCCTCCGTGTGCTCGTGCCGGTGGTCGGGGTGGTGGTCGGATTCGTTGCCGTGTTCGTGTCCGTGCATCTCCGCTCCCTCGGGCCGCGGTCGGGGACCCGGCCGGGCCCCGGGCCGGCCACGGCCGGTGCGTGCTCCGATTTTCGGGTTCGTCCAGGCTCGCGGGCGGGCGCGGCCCCCGTCCAGTCCGTGCTTCGCCGGGCGCGGGCAGCGCCTGCTGCCCCTTCGGGCAGCACCGGCGCGCGGACCGGGCCACCGGGCGGTGGCGGCCGAGGCAAAGTGTACCGGCGGGCGGACCGGCAGGGCAGGAGGCTGGATCGGACCAGCGGGGCGGGCCGGACGGGCGGCGGTCGTTCGCCGGACGGACGGACAGGCGGGCGGCGGATCGGTCGCCGGGAGAGGCCGCGGCAGCCGACAGCAGGTCGGGCCGGCTGACGGCGGGAGAGGTCTCCGGATGCCGGCGGCGGCGGACGGCAGGCCGGGCCGGACGGGCGGGCGACGGGCCGGATCAACGGGCGGCGGTCGGCGGATCAGGTCGGAGACGAGCCTGGGCCGGCGGGCGGCGGGTCAGGCGGGCCGCTCGGTGCGGTCCTCGCCCCAGAGCGTGTGGAAGGTGCCCGGCCGGTCGGTGCGCCGGTAGGTGTGGGCGCCGAAGTAGTCCCGCTGGGCCTGGATCAGGGCGGCCGGCAGCCGTTCGGCGCGCAGCGCGTCGTAGTACGCGAGGGCGGCGGCGGAGCCGGGGGCGGGAACGCCCAGTTCGGCGGCGGTGCCCACCACGTGCCGCCAGTCCCGCTGGGCGTCGGCCAGGGCGGTGCGGAAGCCCTCGTCGGCCAGCAGGGTCGCCGGGCGGCCGGCGCGGTCGGCGCCTCCGTACGCCTTGCGGATGTCGTCCAGGAAGCGGGCCCGGATGATGCAGCCGCCGCGCCAGATGGTGGCGACGGCCGCCGGGTCGATGTCCCAGCCGTACGCGTCGCTGCCCGCCCGGATCTGGTCCCAGCCCTGGGCGTAGGCGACGATCTTCGAGGCGTACAGCGCCTGTTCCACCTGGTCGGCGAAGCGGTGGGCGTCGTCGGGGTGGAGTTCGGGGCGGACCGGGCCGGGCAGGTCGCGGGACGCCTCGCGCAGTGTGGTGTGGCCCGAGAGCGAGCGGGCGAACACCGCCTCGGCGATACCGGAGACCGGGACGCCCAGGTCGAGGGCGGACTGGACGGTCCAGCGTCCGGTGCCCTTCTGCTCGGCGCGGTCGGCCACCACGTCCACGAAGGGGCGGCCGGTGGCGGCGTCGGTGTGCCGCAGCACCTCGGCGGTGATCTCGATCAGATAGGAGTCCAGCCGGCCCCGGTTCCACGCGGCGAACGTCTCGGCCACCCGTTCCGGCGGGTATCCGGCGACCTTCCGCAGCAGGTCGTACGCCTCGGCGATGAGCTGCATGTCGGCGTACTCGATGCCGTTGTGCACCATCTTCACGAAGTGCCCGGCGCCGTCCGGTCCGATGTGGGTGCAGCACGGCTCGCCGTCCACCCGCGCGGCGATGGACTCCAGCAGCGGCCCCAGTTCGCGGTACGACTCGGCGGAGCCGCCGGGCATGATGCTGGGCCCGTGCAGGGCGCCCTCCTCGCCGCCGGAGATCCCGCAGCCGACGAAGTGCAGCCCGCGTTCGCGCAGCGCCGCCTCCCGCCGCCGGGTGTCGTGAAAGTGGGCGTTGCCGCCGTCCACGAGGAGGTCGCCCGGGTCCAGCAGGGGCGCGAAGGCGTCGATGACGGCGTCCGTCGGCGGCCCCGCCGTGACCATGATCATGATCTTGCGCGGGCGGCGCAGCGCGGCGACGAACTCCTCGGGCCGCTCGGCGGGGACGAAGGCGCCGTCCCGGCCGTACTCCTCGATCAGCCGCCGGGTGCGCTCGGCGGTGCGGTTGTGCAGGGCGACGGTGTGTCCGTGCCGTGCGAGGTTGCGGGCGAGGTTGCGGCCCATCACCGCCAGCCCGGTGACACCGATGTCCGCCCGCCCGCCCATGGTCACCAACTCCTGTGTCCGCCGCCGTCCCCGGCCGGGTACGCCTACGGCCATGCAACCAGCGATCGGCCGCGGCGCAACCGGAACGGGTGCGTGCCCCGCCGGGCGTAAGCCGCCGGGGGCTGTCCGGGGCCGCGGGTCGCCGGGCCGTTCGGGGCCGCGGGTCGCCGGGCCGTTCGGGGCCGTGGGCCGTCGGGGCCGGGGAGCCGCGCGGGGCGTTGCCGCGCGTCGGTGGGCCGCCGCCCGGGTCCTCGTCGGGGACCGGTCGGGCCCCGACGGGTGGGTGGCCGGCTGCCGGGCCCGCCCAGGGACGGCGGGCGGAGGGCCGGGGCCCGCAGCATGGGCCAGGTTGCCGGCCCGGGCGGCCGGGCCGGCGCGCCGGGGCCGGGGGTGTCACACCGCGGCGCCGCCGAACTCGCTCATGGCCCGGTCCACGATCGCCTCCAGCTGGGCGTGGTGCGCCCCGCGCCAGTAGACCCGGCCGCACCGGGTGCACCGGGCGAAGACGTCGTAGGTGCGCCGGGTGCCGTGCTCCAGCTGGTCCTGGACCGCGTCCTTGTCGGCCTCGGCCAGGGTGCCGTTGCAGGCGGTGCAGCGGGTCCACGGCGCGAGCGGTGGCGCGAAGCGGC
It contains:
- a CDS encoding DUF4255 domain-containing protein, with the protein product MIHEVDEALRTLFRVEALGGSQIAVVFDAPTRDWAATVNAPTVNLYLYDIREDMRRRERGLHNEYDDNGTVVARRRPPRYFKLSYLITAWTKRPEDEHRLLSSLLSCMLRYEALPPDRLTGSLAEIGVAVPLTVALPPPEDRSFADVWSALGGELKPSLDLVVSVPVTDSPTFPAGPPVGEEGLRLDVNGMPAEPPGTAGRRYQTMPDGRRVPVHGSHPGAPRNPARNPAAGDGRPARRAGIAARIAEHPPTDAATPPEGNG
- a CDS encoding VWA domain-containing protein; translation: MRAGGPARSRSRRAVPFRRWSGAHQRAFRIGGLTAVLVLVISVVPGAALPARPPDPEPAVSPALVAQALDPGASHTVTKTVRTPVVPPRPDVVLLVDDTGSMSDSIENVESRLRAITDAVTAEQPDARFAVAAYGDAVDGENAYRVLQGLTDDMDAVKRGVEQLKADLGNFSPAEDWINALWQVAVNGEGGTEFRNEANPVVVLVGDASSHDPSLGHTLTEATDALRNVGARVIAVDIATPIGDGLDGNGDNGNGNPGEPTHEPGQATRVTNATGGKLFSGIDPDKVADTIVEGLTNLPATVSYRTLACHPWLSVTLEPATRTVTSGQSATFTETITVADDAPQGAQLRCDIQFLVDGKVPGGQVPEVVDTGAYDTPASPTAPGTGAGRHDGGTAGGASGGRPGGQITGGTTAGPGGTTAAGGTTVGGTTTGGATVGGTTVGGTTTGGAASGTGGQDAGSGTSGSGTQGTGGTGSPGTFGGTGGPGGPGDPPGDDEPVPPYQQRVTITVNDVEAPIVIVDDRTVEAVDDDGARIDFVAGAEDAIDGQVPVSCDHTSGSLFPVGITKVTCTATDRAGNTGRDSATFTVLPKPKPPKPEPPSPEPPKPEPPTPEPPKPEPPAPPVRNEADVAVDVTVTPVRNYTGKQSTARFTLTNAGPRPATDLVLTTGWPRSQDPGARTLTPLTVCTRDNPCTLQPGARIVLEQGATYHRRTEGEVTASVTAAPRDPDRADNADSVRIRVLQPELTLAPQVGPPGSVALARGKDFPPGATVAFTWNPGITAARSTVRVRPDGTFDAQVLVLRKDRLGPRTLHARAGGLDPLTKPFLVVQRHLPPPDFAGRS
- a CDS encoding helix-turn-helix transcriptional regulator, giving the protein MNQTIPNRIMVDLRAQDPISQAGVASHLRTRPEVRLVDREGPEPPQVVVVVVDAVDDHVLGLLRQVRRSCPARGVLVTTHIDEQQLVSAAECGFVGIVRRSEATPERLVQVIGAVAKGEGHVPADLLGSLLEQVGKLQGEVLGPRGLNFSGLAAREIEVLRLVAEGYDTADIALKLAYSERTIKNVLHAVMTRLNLRNRSHAVAFALRQGLI
- a CDS encoding COG1470 family protein, whose amino-acid sequence is MQVLNSGSTVEEFRFEVVGPCAAWTTVEPESLSLYPGASGTATLRLRPPRAPEVAPGETPLGLRVIPVSDPEGTVVPERTIDVLPFTEITAELVPRSTHSPWRGRHKVAVDSRGNTPVTVVLATQGISERTRLVIEPVELTIPPGQAKFADVEVRPAHWLWRGTPVQHPFQVVVAPRPEPDQAPYAPVVVDGSYEQKAILPAWLPRALIAAVLLIGMLVGLWYALLRPTVRSAAREAITPEAVESAQTRTTRTAARPRAGAGGRRRRQRPAARRDLGGAGEPW
- a CDS encoding eCIS core domain-containing protein, which translates into the protein MHGHEHGNESDHHPDHRHEHTEEPAPSRETEAPGAAELPHLFKAAAGGRTDVIGRSGLGTLQRAVGNSAVGSLLRRETVQREPGEEEQTAPRSSVHDVIASGGRSLDPDTRTDMESRLGADFSDVRVHTGSAAHESAREVGARAYTVGSNVVFQRDAYDPGSHEGRTTLAHELTHVIQQRSGPVDGTEAPGGIRVSDPSDRFEQEAAANAERAVAGPAPDSAPAPPRRRPGGAAPAAAGAGGRGRSNPPTSRALFVQRAAEQAAPEEEEEAPPPS
- the gndA gene encoding NADP-dependent phosphogluconate dehydrogenase yields the protein MGGRADIGVTGLAVMGRNLARNLARHGHTVALHNRTAERTRRLIEEYGRDGAFVPAERPEEFVAALRRPRKIMIMVTAGPPTDAVIDAFAPLLDPGDLLVDGGNAHFHDTRRREAALRERGLHFVGCGISGGEEGALHGPSIMPGGSAESYRELGPLLESIAARVDGEPCCTHIGPDGAGHFVKMVHNGIEYADMQLIAEAYDLLRKVAGYPPERVAETFAAWNRGRLDSYLIEITAEVLRHTDAATGRPFVDVVADRAEQKGTGRWTVQSALDLGVPVSGIAEAVFARSLSGHTTLREASRDLPGPVRPELHPDDAHRFADQVEQALYASKIVAYAQGWDQIRAGSDAYGWDIDPAAVATIWRGGCIIRARFLDDIRKAYGGADRAGRPATLLADEGFRTALADAQRDWRHVVGTAAELGVPAPGSAAALAYYDALRAERLPAALIQAQRDYFGAHTYRRTDRPGTFHTLWGEDRTERPA